One stretch of Scylla paramamosain isolate STU-SP2022 unplaced genomic scaffold, ASM3559412v1 Contig9, whole genome shotgun sequence DNA includes these proteins:
- the LOC135096939 gene encoding uncharacterized protein LOC135096939, which translates to MKAQTSPQKRNCVVVRYPSYSKKRIITSFLGLVELERGTAEVVTTSLLDFIENHAKLNVKKCNGLATDGCNTMCGTHNSVMSRFCALNPHVTHIKCICHSLHLCTSYAMRKLPSHLEFMVSQTYRYFSHSTLRQQKYAELYYTINVGEQPLKLLKLSGTRWLAIAPCITRILEQYDELKLHFEISKDEEEKNYTADLLYQMYSDPANKLYLAFLQPVVSQVNRVNKLFESDRCNANRLLEDLMSLYKSILQRLMMPRTFCTWRAVADYDVNDERNHLPLEAVDFGVKFYIELGQSRLDSGIVHTVKKHGRDFLMKLLQELQQRLPSNINHLQSLDALTSRNRSRSEETKTAGAVFLTKIFGGYW; encoded by the exons ATGAAAGCACAGACATCACCACAAAAAAGAAACTGTGTTGTTGTTCGCTATCCCAGCTACTCAAAGAAGAGAATTATCACTTCGTTCTTGGGTTTGGTGGAATTGGAAAGGGGCACAGCTGAGGTGGTCACAACATCTTTACTTGACTTCATAGAAAATCATGCCAAACTGAACGTCAAAAAATGCAATGGTTTGGCAACTGATGGATGCAACACTATGTGCGGGACACACAACTCTGTTATGTCAAGATTTTGTGCATTAAACCCACACGTGACACACATCAAATGCATATGTCATTCATTGCATTTATGTACGTCATATGCAATGCGAAAGTTGCCCTCTCACCTTGAATTCATGGTGTCACAGACATATAGATATTTTTCACACAGCACGCTTCGTCAACAAAAGTATGCAGAACTCTATTATACAATCAACGTGGGAGAACAACCACTGAAGTTGCTGAAGTTGTCAGGGACGCGATGGCTGGCTATTGCACCATGTATAACAAGGATTCTGGAGCAGTATGATGAGCTGAAACTCCATTTTGAG ATATccaaagatgaggaggagaagaactacACTGCCGATTTGTTGTACCAGATGTACTCAGATCCTGCCAACAAGTTGTACTTGGCTTTTCTGCAGCCTGTGGTGTCCCAGGTCAACCGGGTTAACAAATTGTTTGAGTCAGACCGGTGCAATGCCAACAGACTCCTGGAAGATTTGATGTCCCTCTACAAGTCCATTCTCCAGCGACTCATGATGCCGCGAACTTTCTGCACGTGGAGAGCTGTGGCAGATTATGAT gTGAACGACGAACGGAACCATCTGCCGCTGGAAGCTGTGGACTTCGGTGTGAAGTTCTACATCGAACTGGGTCAGAGCAGGTTGGACAGCGGAATTGTTCACACCGTTAAGAAGCACGGGCGTGACTTCCTGATGAAGCTTCTTCAGGAGCTGCAGCAAAGGCTTCCATCAAATATTAACCATCTCCAGAGCTTGGATGCCCTGACCTCCAGAAACCGTTCTCGGAGTGAGGAAACCAAGACTGCAGGAGCTGTCTTTCTTACCAAAATATTCGGGGGATATTGGTAA